The following coding sequences lie in one Mercenaria mercenaria strain notata chromosome 5, MADL_Memer_1, whole genome shotgun sequence genomic window:
- the LOC123559199 gene encoding uncharacterized protein LOC123559199 isoform X1, giving the protein MELVIFSYVLFHFCAVAYGLKQSFAYELYSKNEIKGNVIFHFDTNSVQACVALCDDTYGCLSVNFHKENGKCKLTDYYPLDETKSGKPEKGWKIFFRRNFDKDLLKEATAWQSSTYTHWQSSLTADKAIDGNTDSNLDGQSCSHTDNLFSYWAVEFGTSGPVKEVEICLRNDACRRNTNFRVTVSDSRDDVINDGGKLCGTYFGPQVDKDPFRLTITCSNTLYGKFLKIKHEMEDLMTLCEVFVYTP; this is encoded by the exons ATGGAACTGGTTATTTTCTCATAcgtattgtttcatttttgtgcCGTAGCGTATGGGCTCAAACAATCTTTCGCTTACGAGTTATactcaaaaaatgaaataaaaggaaatgtaatttttcattttgatacaaATTCCGTACAAGCATGTGTTGCCCTCTGTGATGACACATACGGTTGCCTGTCGGTAAACTTTCataaagaaaatggaaaatgCAAGCTTACCGACTACTATCCCCTTGACGAGACGAAGTCGGGTAAGCCCGAGAAAGGCTGGAAAATCTTCTTCCGAAGAAACTTTG ATAAAGATCTTTTAAAAGAAGCCACAGCGTGGCAGTCTTCTACATACACCCACTGGCAAAGTTCTTTAACTGCAGACAAGGCCATTGATGGAAACACGGACAGTAATTTAGACGGACAAAGCTGTTCACACACAGACAATTTGTTCTCTTATTGGGCGGTGGAATTCGGTACATCCGGTCCTGTAAAGGAAGTTGAAATCTGCTTGAGAAATGACGCGT GTAGGCGCAATACAAATTTCAGAGTTACTGTTTCGGACAGCCGTGATGACGTCATCAACGATGGCGGGAAACTATGCGGTACATACTTCGGTCCACAGGTTGACAAAGATCCTTTCCGGCTTACAATTACCTGTTCGAATACACTCTACGGGAAGTTCTTAAAAATCAAACATGAGATGGAGGACCTTATGACATTGTGTGAAGTGTTTGTTTATACACCATAG